Sequence from the Sphingobacteriaceae bacterium GW460-11-11-14-LB5 genome:
TTGTTGGGGCCTGAAACCTGCCGTTGTATTTTTAATCTGTCTGAATGTACTGATGATACAATCCTTATCTATTTTTCCGTTTATTACAATCAGTTTATACCCTTCCCAAAGTGCCTCCCGGTACCTTAATACCTCTTTCGTTGCGGGCTTAATGTTATCTTCTCTAAGCGTATCTGAAACGGCCTTATATAATTCATCTTCTGTGGTGAATATATTTTCAATCGCGGTTGAGGTTTGTGCCTCCTGTAGTGCAATAGTGTTGACTAACATTGTTGGATTGGGCAGGCGATAAAGGCTGCTATTTGTTGTAGCCAATGCTCTTGAAGCTGTTACTAATTTTTTTAAAATATCTATATCCTCCTCAATACTTTCTAAAGGAGGTAAGAGTGGGAGATCATTGAAAGGACGTGTTCTATCATATACCATAAATGTTCATTTTTATTATATCCTTAAGCGTATGTGTATAATATTAATTATTAATGGACAGACTTTAGGCATGTGTTCATATTTTACGAAATATTGAACATATCACAAAAATATGTAATATTTTGAACAGAAAAGCATAATATGTTCATTTTTTTAAAAATAATGAACATATTATGCCATTTGGTGTAGATTACTGACTTTATAATTCTTTTAGTCTATAATATTTGGATTATAAAATGTCGATGTTGTTCTGCTCAAACACCTCAAATATCTGCGCATTGATCATGCTTCTTGTGAGATCAGCTTTAGAAATATCCTTACACCAGAAATAAATGTTGATATTGCTGTTGAGCTTACTTATCGGGCTGATCATAATGATCGGTTCTTTGCTGATAAAAACATTGCTGTTCTCTACAATAATTTCTCTGATCAGGTTTACCACTTCAGTTGAATTAAAGGGTTTGGCAATTGATAAAGAAATATCTACCCGCATCTGGTTATTACTCAGTGTCCAGTTGATGATGTTGTTCGATAAAATGGAGCCGTTAGGAATAATAATTTCGGCGCCTTCGTCGCTAAGTAGGGTACTGGCGCGTACGCCGATTTCCTTTACCCTTCCTTTTTTATTGCTCAGTTCTACAATGTCACCTATTCGGATCGTCTTATCAAAAATAAGGATAATGCCCGATACAAAATTGCTTACGATATTCTGTAAACCCAAACCAATTCCCACACCTAATGCACCCAGGATCACCGTTATTTTATCGATTGGCAGTCCGGAGGCTGCAACGGCGATTAAAAAGCCGCCAATTAATAACACCAAACGGGTAACCAGTAATTTAGATCGCTCTCCTTTGTTATCATCAAAGCTATCATCGCCGGTATCGCCAAAGAAATAAGCAATGTATTTCTGCAAAAAGTTGGCAATCCAGATAATACCCAAAAACAATACAATGCCACCAAAAGTAAAAGAGAAACTGCCTATCGTTCTTTTCTCAGTCAGGATTTCCATTACCGATTCATACAGCCCGTTAAAAATATTCAGGTTGGTAGTAAAGATGACAAACCAGATTAGGGTAGCGCCAATACCCGTGAGCCTTTTAAGTCCGGCAATTACTGGCTGCCAGTCGAAATATTCCGGAAATCCCTTTCTGATCCTGCTGCTTTTCATCTGTAGCAAAAAGGCTTCTACCAATACTTTGGCCAGGATGGTTAACGATATGGCGTTTAAAAGCGAGCTTACCCCGGCAGAATAAAAAATCTGCGTGAGGGTAAAGCGGCCAAATAGATTACAAAAGGTAGCTATGATGGCAAAGACAACATAAATAAAACCCGTGGTCAGGATCATTTTATATCGTTTGGTTTGCTCATCGAGCATTTTCCATACCATAATGCCATAGGCCACCGAACTGGTCGTGAGGAACAGCAGGAGCCAGCGCTGGTATCTTGGTGGCATACCCAAAAGGCGTAAAAAAACCGGGGCAAGAAGGAGTACCACAAATATGCACCAATAGTAAAATAACTTTGCGCTTAGCTTTTTGCGGAAAAATACCGTGAGCAAAATAGCCAGTATAATCTCCACCGCTTCTATGTAAAGTGCAGGCGCCCGCAGATCAAAGATTGGCGCCAGTGCAAAGAGCATAATAAAGGTGATGAGGTAAGGCTGCGGACTGATCAGCGAAAAACCATCAAGGGTTTCTAAACGGCCACGCTGTTTTACACTTCTGAAATTGAAGAATACCCAAAAGAAAAATATGGTACAGGTGAACAGCAATAAGAGCCGGCTGCTTCGGGTATATACAAAATAATAGCCTGATATTTCCTGCTCTCCTTTGATAAACCTGCGAAAGCCCATGCTTTTATTGGCCCGTTTGTTTACCGATTCCCATAAGTAACGGCGCTCTTTACCAAAAGCTTTAATGCTCACCGCATCGAGCTGACTATCGGTCAGGTACATTAACTCTTTAATATTGATCAGGTTAGAAGAGGTTCTGGCCTGCAGGTTGTTAATTGATAAGGTAGTTGTTTTCAATAAACTATCCATCACTATCCGTTTCTTCTTTAACTCTGCAAACTGATCT
This genomic interval carries:
- a CDS encoding mechanosensitive ion channel protein — its product is MITRNSFYPAIRNSISLLFILFFSAHVFAQQDKGQDVAILSDSATLTRGDYLTHLEKVFETVNKVPVTVGSFKKLKPIEAHLTQDEAALALLKSRLTQSDRSPNLQNLQMDQTLLEELQGNNKDCLSDLDEYEKELRALKTEILNLRKDTVLIKIFTVPAIQVMFKDQFAELKKKRIVMDSLLKTTTLSINNLQARTSSNLINIKELMYLTDSQLDAVSIKAFGKERRYLWESVNKRANKSMGFRRFIKGEQEISGYYFVYTRSSRLLLLFTCTIFFFWVFFNFRSVKQRGRLETLDGFSLISPQPYLITFIMLFALAPIFDLRAPALYIEAVEIILAILLTVFFRKKLSAKLFYYWCIFVVLLLAPVFLRLLGMPPRYQRWLLLFLTTSSVAYGIMVWKMLDEQTKRYKMILTTGFIYVVFAIIATFCNLFGRFTLTQIFYSAGVSSLLNAISLTILAKVLVEAFLLQMKSSRIRKGFPEYFDWQPVIAGLKRLTGIGATLIWFVIFTTNLNIFNGLYESVMEILTEKRTIGSFSFTFGGIVLFLGIIWIANFLQKYIAYFFGDTGDDSFDDNKGERSKLLVTRLVLLIGGFLIAVAASGLPIDKITVILGALGVGIGLGLQNIVSNFVSGIILIFDKTIRIGDIVELSNKKGRVKEIGVRASTLLSDEGAEIIIPNGSILSNNIINWTLSNNQMRVDISLSIAKPFNSTEVVNLIREIIVENSNVFISKEPIIMISPISKLNSNINIYFWCKDISKADLTRSMINAQIFEVFEQNNIDIL